Proteins encoded in a region of the Acidobacteriota bacterium genome:
- a CDS encoding ABC transporter permease: protein MIPTESKKLNRRPFGQQPTLLRSADASLVRVWSITALAVRNLFVNKLRTFLTLLGIIVGVASMIAVVTIIQGLNETVANTFSANGSTVFSISKGPSVITSREQMLKVGKRRDVTEEDAEAVARGCQLCWRIGYSARGSEIVKYADKTEENVTIRGITLSQFDIEDLTAETGRVWTGNEADAGHYVAVIGADIVKNVFGDAPPETVIGRQLRIRGATVRVIGIVAPLGSILGVSRDNFILVPYNTSLKILPGRGSLVINVQVQDPSQLENAKDQATAVMRARRGMIAIRTGDVEEFDEGFTVESADVFVGLYSDATSNIYLVTIGVSAISLLVGGIVVMNIMLVSVAERTKEIGLRMAVGARRSDIMRQFMTEAVVIAAAGGVIGLALGFALANLISLLIGFPTLINLMSVVLGIGVSSVVGVISGLYPAWRAAQLNPVEAMRRE from the coding sequence ATGATCCCAACCGAGAGCAAGAAACTGAACAGAAGGCCTTTCGGGCAGCAGCCTACGCTTCTTCGCTCGGCGGATGCCTCGCTTGTCCGCGTTTGGTCGATCACCGCTCTCGCTGTTCGCAATCTCTTCGTTAACAAGCTCCGAACGTTTCTCACATTGCTCGGCATAATCGTCGGCGTGGCGTCGATGATCGCGGTCGTAACTATCATTCAGGGTTTGAACGAGACGGTCGCCAACACCTTTTCCGCAAATGGCTCGACCGTATTCTCTATCTCAAAGGGCCCGAGCGTTATCACCAGCCGCGAGCAGATGCTAAAGGTCGGCAAACGGCGTGACGTTACCGAGGAAGATGCCGAGGCGGTCGCACGCGGCTGCCAGCTCTGCTGGCGTATCGGCTACTCCGCCCGTGGGTCGGAGATCGTAAAGTACGCGGACAAGACCGAAGAGAACGTTACGATCCGCGGGATCACGCTATCACAATTTGATATCGAAGACCTTACCGCCGAGACCGGCCGGGTTTGGACCGGGAACGAAGCTGACGCCGGCCACTATGTCGCCGTGATCGGTGCCGATATCGTGAAGAACGTTTTTGGCGATGCTCCGCCGGAGACAGTTATCGGCCGGCAGTTGCGCATCCGCGGAGCAACCGTCCGCGTTATCGGCATCGTTGCACCGCTTGGTTCTATCCTCGGTGTCTCACGCGACAACTTCATTCTTGTGCCGTATAACACTTCGCTCAAGATCTTGCCCGGCCGAGGCTCGCTGGTCATCAATGTCCAGGTCCAAGATCCGTCGCAGCTCGAGAACGCCAAGGATCAGGCAACGGCAGTGATGCGTGCCCGACGCGGCATGATCGCGATCCGTACGGGCGACGTTGAGGAATTTGACGAAGGCTTTACGGTCGAGTCGGCCGATGTTTTCGTCGGGCTTTACAGCGATGCGACAAGCAACATCTATCTGGTCACGATCGGTGTTTCGGCCATATCGCTCTTGGTCGGCGGAATAGTCGTGATGAACATAATGCTCGTTTCGGTGGCTGAGCGAACAAAGGAGATCGGCCTTCGGATGGCGGTCGGCGCACGACGCTCGGACATAATGCGGCAGTTCATGACCGAGGCTGTGGTCATCGCGGCCGCGGGTGGTGTGATCGGGTTGGCGCTCGGCTTTGCGCTAGCAAACCTTATTTCGCTGTTGATCGGCTTTCCAACGCTCATCAACTTGATGTCGGTCGTTCTCGGTATCGGGGTATCATCCGTGGTCGGAGTGATCAGCGGGCTCTATCCGGCATGGCGGGCCGCCCAACTTAATCCGGTGGAGGCAATGCGGCGGGAATGA
- a CDS encoding Hsp20/alpha crystallin family protein translates to MEKEVKALEKIEKAPEASPLFVDVEKMFERSTELFRDIGSRAFEFFQDRGHMIGTQLDDWFRAESEILRPTPVEITENETTITLKAAVPGFRPDEIEVSVKGDKAFISGRSGTELKSEDEKTFYSEWKSDRFHRELTLPSLVDEENVKAELKDGILTLAMIKRAEKEATKVAVKTA, encoded by the coding sequence ATGGAAAAAGAAGTAAAAGCATTAGAGAAGATCGAAAAGGCACCGGAAGCTTCGCCGCTTTTTGTTGACGTTGAAAAGATGTTCGAGCGGTCAACGGAGCTTTTCCGCGATATCGGTTCAAGGGCATTCGAGTTTTTCCAAGATCGTGGCCACATGATCGGAACGCAGCTCGATGATTGGTTCAGGGCTGAATCCGAGATCCTGCGGCCGACGCCGGTCGAGATAACGGAGAACGAAACGACCATCACGCTTAAAGCAGCTGTTCCGGGCTTCCGTCCGGATGAGATCGAGGTCAGCGTCAAAGGTGACAAGGCATTCATCAGCGGAAGGTCCGGAACGGAACTGAAGAGCGAGGACGAGAAGACATTCTATTCAGAGTGGAAGAGCGACCGGTTCCACCGTGAACTCACGCTGCCTTCACTTGTGGATGAAGAAAACGTCAAGGCCGAGCTCAAGGACGGAATATTGACCCTCGCGATGATCAAGCGGGCCGAGAAAGAGGCGACCAAGGTTGCCGTAAAGACAGCCTAG
- a CDS encoding type VI secretion system contractile sheath large subunit, whose translation MVGSDDMLEAMFSMESDKSGVVEEPPFRMLVLGDWSGDGERKPLGERRLVEIDRDDFDDVMARLGVALELDYNGEPLRLEFKELDDFHPDRIFQKVPLFEELRDLRRRLKQESTFNSAAREVRSMFGSPESSEPPVAPSAPAEVPAEDLLGAILAKPSGGAAVPKPKPSSDLARLVSDLVRPHLVSVDEGEQAQMTSAVDAATSGLMRCILHDRRFQELEAAWRGLFFLVRRTETSTDLKIFLLDATKGELTEDLKSAEALSGTTLYKHFVQDAVEVPGGEPFALSLGNYAFESGVDDTATLIRLGKIASAANAPFISHMRPDVFGVHSLAEQPDASAWKLADDSTAAKLWLALRDQSEAVYLGMVMPRFLVRLPYGRETEPLDTFNFEEFDATPEHDNYVWANGCFAAGQLLAESFAAYRWDMGRAMKQDIEGLPVHVYKVGTETVYKPCGEVLLNDNAMQKLMDLGFMPLVTYKNSDRVKLARFHSIADTALKGMWS comes from the coding sequence ATGGTTGGCAGCGACGATATGCTGGAGGCGATGTTCTCTATGGAGTCCGATAAGAGCGGCGTTGTGGAAGAGCCGCCCTTTCGGATGCTGGTGCTTGGCGATTGGTCCGGCGACGGCGAGCGGAAACCGCTCGGTGAAAGGCGACTGGTCGAGATAGACCGCGACGATTTTGACGACGTAATGGCGAGGCTCGGCGTAGCGCTTGAGCTTGACTACAACGGCGAACCGCTCCGGCTTGAGTTTAAGGAGCTCGATGATTTTCATCCGGACCGTATCTTCCAGAAAGTGCCTCTCTTCGAGGAGCTACGCGACCTGCGTCGGCGATTAAAGCAGGAGAGTACTTTCAACTCGGCTGCTCGTGAGGTTCGCTCGATGTTCGGGAGTCCTGAGAGCTCAGAGCCTCCAGTTGCGCCAAGTGCACCCGCGGAGGTTCCTGCGGAAGATCTGTTGGGCGCTATCCTGGCCAAGCCTTCGGGCGGTGCGGCCGTTCCGAAACCGAAACCGTCGTCCGACCTTGCAAGGCTTGTCAGCGACCTTGTCCGTCCGCATCTGGTTTCGGTTGACGAAGGCGAGCAGGCTCAAATGACGTCTGCGGTCGATGCCGCGACGAGCGGATTGATGCGCTGCATTCTCCACGACCGGCGTTTCCAGGAACTCGAGGCCGCTTGGCGAGGGCTTTTCTTTTTGGTCAGGCGAACCGAGACCTCGACCGACCTGAAGATCTTTTTACTGGACGCAACGAAGGGTGAACTGACTGAAGACCTGAAGTCCGCAGAGGCTCTTTCGGGCACGACCCTATATAAGCACTTTGTCCAAGATGCTGTTGAAGTGCCGGGCGGCGAGCCGTTTGCGCTGTCGCTAGGCAATTATGCGTTCGAAAGCGGAGTCGATGACACCGCGACGCTCATCCGGCTCGGAAAGATCGCCTCGGCGGCGAACGCGCCTTTCATTTCGCATATGCGGCCCGATGTCTTTGGCGTGCATTCGCTTGCCGAGCAGCCGGATGCCTCAGCCTGGAAACTTGCTGACGATTCGACAGCGGCAAAGCTCTGGCTCGCACTCCGCGATCAGTCCGAGGCCGTTTATCTTGGGATGGTAATGCCACGGTTCTTGGTTCGCCTGCCCTACGGCCGCGAGACCGAGCCGCTCGATACTTTCAACTTTGAGGAATTTGACGCAACGCCCGAGCATGACAATTACGTTTGGGCAAACGGCTGTTTTGCTGCGGGCCAGCTTCTTGCAGAGAGCTTCGCCGCATATCGCTGGGACATGGGCCGTGCGATGAAACAGGACATCGAGGGCCTGCCGGTGCATGTTTACAAGGTTGGAACGGAGACCGTCTATAAACCCTGCGGCGAGGTGCTGCTCAATGATAACGCGATGCAGAAACTGATGGACCTCGGCTTTATGCCGCTCGTGACGTACAAAAATTCCGACCGCGTTAAGCTCGCCCGGTTCCACTCGATCGCCGATACGGCGCTCAAAGGAATGTGGAGTTAA
- a CDS encoding anion permease: protein MKDTETKKQRWAFVAIGILIAAVLPQFAVESALFARVLSVAAVCLILWLSETTPPFVPSLLLWALIPLVLGPLDAKLNFARVMTWAADPVLALFFGGFALGVAAEKFGIDREMIRYAFRVSCTSFYRLLLLVILITAFLSMWLSNIAAAALMIACLRPAFKSFADGDVLRRTLLIGVALGADLGGMATPIGTGPNAVAIASLAGSVNVSFLGWMAFAFPLTIGMLLLSFGLLWLRTRGRVAVGATAGFDHCSLEPVAMAGGDLRSGRRIFLIIMAATVVLWLAEPLHGIASAVIAVAASAALFFTGLLDRESLRRIDWSTLLLIAGGITLGKLFEATGIIAAGTEVIPFGSYSPTLALFIVCISAAFFASIMSNTASVIMLIPIATALIPEPSTAILVAISASFGIPFVISTPPNAMAYGEGGLSSGDLFWPGIVIMIVGCVLVSLTGPAVLRLVGIG, encoded by the coding sequence GTGAAAGATACAGAGACAAAAAAGCAGCGATGGGCTTTTGTCGCTATAGGAATTCTGATCGCGGCCGTTTTGCCGCAGTTCGCGGTCGAGAGTGCGCTCTTCGCAAGGGTGCTCTCGGTCGCGGCGGTATGTCTCATTCTTTGGCTGAGCGAGACTACGCCGCCATTCGTGCCCTCGCTTCTTTTGTGGGCATTGATCCCGCTCGTTCTTGGGCCGCTTGATGCGAAATTGAATTTCGCACGCGTTATGACCTGGGCGGCGGACCCTGTTCTTGCGCTCTTCTTCGGCGGCTTCGCGCTCGGGGTTGCCGCGGAGAAGTTCGGCATCGACCGGGAGATGATCCGCTACGCGTTTCGAGTTTCCTGCACTTCGTTCTACCGCCTGCTGCTGCTCGTAATTCTGATCACCGCATTTCTTTCGATGTGGCTTTCGAACATCGCGGCGGCCGCGTTGATGATCGCCTGTCTCCGGCCGGCATTTAAGAGCTTCGCCGATGGCGACGTCCTGAGGCGGACGCTCCTGATCGGTGTGGCGCTCGGCGCCGACCTCGGCGGTATGGCGACGCCGATAGGGACCGGGCCAAACGCAGTGGCGATAGCCTCGTTGGCGGGCAGCGTAAACGTCTCATTCCTCGGTTGGATGGCCTTTGCATTTCCGCTGACGATCGGGATGCTCCTGCTCAGCTTCGGGCTCCTTTGGCTGAGAACACGTGGGCGGGTTGCCGTAGGGGCCACCGCCGGATTCGATCATTGTTCGCTCGAGCCCGTGGCGATGGCGGGCGGCGACCTTCGATCGGGCCGCCGGATCTTTCTGATCATCATGGCGGCGACTGTCGTCCTCTGGCTTGCCGAACCTCTACATGGCATCGCCTCGGCTGTGATCGCGGTCGCGGCGAGTGCGGCGCTCTTTTTCACCGGCTTGCTTGATCGAGAATCGCTCCGCCGGATCGATTGGTCCACACTTTTGCTGATCGCCGGCGGAATCACGCTCGGCAAACTCTTTGAAGCAACAGGGATCATCGCGGCCGGAACCGAAGTGATCCCTTTTGGAAGCTATTCGCCCACGCTGGCACTCTTCATCGTTTGCATTTCGGCGGCATTCTTTGCCTCGATAATGAGCAACACGGCATCGGTGATAATGCTTATCCCGATCGCGACCGCACTTATCCCCGAACCATCGACCGCGATCCTCGTCGCTATCTCGGCCTCGTTCGGTATTCCGTTCGTCATCAGCACACCGCCAAACGCGATGGCGTATGGCGAGGGCGGGCTGAGTTCCGGCGACCTTTTCTGGCCCGGGATCGTGATCATGATCGTCGGCTGCGTGCTCGTTAGCCTTACGGGCCCGGCGGTGCTGCGACTGGTGGGCATCGGATAA
- a CDS encoding PilZ domain-containing protein codes for MSIGDPPRPERQQNRVSYVVEIILDSSVGRRSSRISDLSLGGCYVESIASYREGEEVAFELRSGETELRFTGEVAYVLEGFGFGLKFTDLGEEHLQFLKAVVGLD; via the coding sequence ATGTCTATTGGTGATCCTCCGCGTCCGGAAAGGCAGCAAAACCGCGTCTCGTACGTGGTTGAGATAATTCTTGATTCTTCCGTTGGGCGACGCTCTTCTCGAATAAGCGATCTGAGCCTTGGGGGTTGCTATGTCGAGTCGATCGCAAGCTATCGGGAAGGCGAAGAGGTCGCATTCGAATTAAGGTCTGGTGAAACCGAGCTTCGTTTTACGGGCGAAGTTGCATACGTACTTGAGGGTTTTGGTTTTGGGCTCAAGTTTACCGATCTCGGTGAGGAACATTTGCAGTTTCTCAAAGCCGTGGTAGGACTCGACTGA